In one Liolophura sinensis isolate JHLJ2023 chromosome 11, CUHK_Ljap_v2, whole genome shotgun sequence genomic region, the following are encoded:
- the LOC135477855 gene encoding 17-beta-hydroxysteroid dehydrogenase type 6-like, whose amino-acid sequence MDFLIILGATAVIYYLVMWLYRRRTIGEYSDRYVFITGCDTGLGHLLALRLDGMGFHVFAACLTETGEDRLRKSASDRLVTLSLDVTNEKSIKNAFEFVKSKLPLGKGLWGLVNNAGIAGSVGLVEWLKKEDYQRTMAVNLYGVTETTRIFLPLVRNAKGRVVNISSILGTVSLPGAAPYCISKHGVEVFSDCLRGECFKYGISVHILEPGYFNTGIADPDVIMQNLQRTFNRLDPNIHAFYGENFISRMETTAFLKLVTSNAVHKVVDAYTHALTAKYPKYRYKVGWDANTLFQLIRWSPEWFADTILGGRIPLPQGIQ is encoded by the exons ATGGATTTCTTGATAATACTAGGAGCGACTGCCGTGATATACTATCTGGTCATGTGGCTCTACAGACGACGGACGATTGGAGAGTACTCTGATCGTTATGTCTTCATCACCGGATGTGACACTGGCTTAGGACATCTGCTGGCGCTCCGATTGGACGGGATGGGTTTTCACGTGTTCGCTGCATGCTTGACGGAAACCGGTGAAGACCGGTTACGCAAAAGTGCCTCCGATAGACTGGTTACGCTTTCTTTAGATGTGACCAATGAAAAGAGCATAAAGAATGCGTTTGAATTTGTCAAGTCGAAGCTACCCTTGGGCAAAG GGTTGTGGGGCCTTGTTAACAATGCTGGGATTGCGGGCAGCGTTGGACTCGTAGAATGGTTGAAGAAGGAAGATTACCAGCGCACCATGGCGGTCAACTTGTACGGAGTTACAGAAACCACTCGAATCTTCCTGCCCCTTGTCCGTAACGCCAAGGGGCGTGTCGTCAACATTTCAAGTATTCTGGGCACCGTGTCGTTACCAGGGGCAGCCCCATATTGTATCTCCAAACATGGCGTCGAAGTTTTCTCAGATTGTCTAAG AGGAGAGTGCTTCAAATACGGCATATCTGTCCATATCCTGGAGCCGGGCTACTTCAACACTGGAATTGCTGACCCAGACGTCATTATGCAAAACTTGCAGAGAACCTTTAATCGTTTGGATCCGAATATACACGCATTCTACGGGGAGAATTTCATATCCCGCA TGGAGACGACAGCCTTCCTAAAGCTGGTGACGTCTAACGCCGTTCACAAAGTGGTAGATGCCTACACCCATGCGCTTACGGCAAAATACCCAAAGTATAGATACAAGGTGGGCTGGGACGCCAACACGTTATTCCAACTGATTCGGTGGAGTCCGGAATGGTTTGCCGACACCATCTTGGGAGGAAGAATTCCTCTCCCACAAGGAATCCAGTGA